A genomic stretch from Acidobacteriota bacterium includes:
- a CDS encoding UvrD-helicase domain-containing protein has translation MSAPPAVEAERKAEDAAARRAAQRQFDHPLVLEAGAGTGKTTTLVARVLAWCLGGGWERNAETLAEPTADRVAARLLGRVAAITFTEAAAAEMATRVSAELARLAAGQRPPPWLSAEALPEAAVLKDRASALLATLDHLVVQTFHAFCRGLLADHPLEAGIHPDLEVDADGSILDEVVRETVEAALPEAYGEPGIDAYLELASKGFGPSRILDAVLALATAGVPAEGLAEDPFGDAPVTAFVADLRSVIEQPLALLDDAFAGETSGQLKKAKEVHQALGLVAHQLWSFEETTERPSGAFDLLLEFLRQALPDGIVNRLKDWGRDRFTGAEKGLFEGRRAEVRYASAELRGRLAYLGTFDPPLLQAACEALGPLLRRVEAEMRRRGVMTFQDLLVHAGRLLADRPGLAARRRRAIDQLLVDEFQDTDPLQCEIVGRLALEGPAEERPGLFLVGDPKQSIYGWRSADLAAYDDFVERVEAAGGERRRLIENFRSVPAILEEVTRSIEPVMHEKRGLQPPYEALLPCAAKVASAGFRGGGRRPVEFWVSWTREDTTPTTQEATEAEAEAVADDILALHRRENVEWKDIAILLRSTGDLDLYLEALRRRRVPFAVGRDKQYYRRREIIEAAALVRTILDPGDHLALLTVLRSALVGVPDAALIPLWRRELPRRMMELTEAEPAALEEIEGVIAGAVEATPRDIPGIERIAGWEHGLRVFVHALARARESFEADPADVFVETVRGLFLMEETEAARYLGPYRLANLERFFLRLLSTLEEGGGNATALLRMLRTSISEAIEAEEAKPEDGLEDAVQVMTIHTAKGLDFEHVYVVQLHKQSGGGGFGPVTEAARTPAGRWEMRLLGAPSLGWHRVIERQEAVERAERIRTLYVAMTRAEQRLVLAGLWPEQPTECPPDKVASHLDLLTGRTTPLADGAITGDTAGEPVDDATGARWRVPARAAAKDLSTSDEPREDDDAGFLPSATALATMAEHLRRRSAAAEARMDRGFSGAASSEAHEHLREIFVEARLANPAGAAAAVGARGVALEAGDQVHRILERLDLKGDLNQQIARALEDIESPAAERTASLLNGFAAGALGTRLRELAPHIVGRELPVLLAPQDVDTGPTAFVSGAADLVYRDPRDGRLVVVDYKTDQLLPGDDEGLARRTQAYALQAEVYRRALAEALPEETPPKVELWFLALDHIVEVEAAMAAEPASAGAPSILAEPPPLRESPQAPVEPKQQSLFPDWEDS, from the coding sequence GTGAGCGCCCCGCCCGCCGTCGAGGCTGAGCGCAAGGCCGAGGACGCCGCCGCCCGACGAGCCGCCCAACGGCAGTTCGATCATCCCCTGGTGCTCGAAGCCGGTGCCGGCACCGGCAAGACCACCACCCTCGTCGCCCGGGTGCTGGCCTGGTGCCTGGGCGGCGGCTGGGAGCGCAACGCCGAGACCCTCGCAGAGCCCACCGCCGACCGAGTAGCGGCGCGGCTGCTCGGCCGCGTGGCGGCGATCACCTTCACCGAGGCGGCGGCGGCGGAAATGGCGACCCGGGTGAGCGCCGAACTCGCCCGCCTGGCCGCCGGCCAAAGGCCGCCGCCCTGGCTTTCGGCGGAGGCATTGCCCGAGGCGGCGGTGCTCAAGGATCGCGCCTCGGCGCTCCTCGCCACCCTCGACCACCTGGTGGTTCAGACCTTCCACGCCTTTTGCCGTGGACTGCTGGCGGACCATCCGCTGGAGGCCGGCATCCACCCGGATCTGGAAGTCGACGCGGACGGCTCGATCCTCGACGAGGTGGTGCGCGAGACCGTCGAAGCGGCGCTGCCGGAGGCCTACGGCGAGCCGGGGATCGACGCCTATCTCGAACTGGCAAGCAAGGGCTTCGGACCCTCCCGCATTCTCGATGCGGTGCTGGCCCTCGCGACCGCCGGAGTGCCGGCCGAAGGGCTGGCCGAGGACCCCTTCGGAGACGCGCCGGTCACCGCCTTCGTCGCCGACCTGCGGAGCGTGATCGAGCAGCCGCTCGCACTGCTCGACGACGCCTTCGCCGGCGAAACCTCCGGCCAGCTCAAGAAAGCCAAGGAGGTGCACCAGGCCCTGGGGCTGGTCGCCCACCAGCTTTGGAGCTTCGAAGAGACCACCGAGCGACCCTCCGGCGCCTTCGACCTATTGCTCGAATTCCTGCGCCAGGCTCTGCCCGACGGCATCGTCAACCGCCTCAAGGACTGGGGCCGTGACCGATTCACCGGCGCCGAGAAAGGACTGTTCGAAGGCCGGCGAGCAGAGGTTCGCTACGCATCGGCGGAGCTGCGGGGTCGCCTCGCCTACCTCGGCACCTTCGATCCTCCCCTTCTCCAGGCCGCCTGCGAGGCCCTCGGCCCCTTGCTCCGGCGGGTCGAGGCGGAGATGCGTCGCCGCGGAGTGATGACCTTCCAGGATCTGCTGGTGCATGCCGGTCGGTTGCTCGCCGATCGCCCCGGTCTCGCCGCCCGGCGGCGCCGCGCCATCGATCAGCTCCTGGTGGACGAGTTTCAGGACACCGACCCCCTGCAATGCGAGATCGTCGGGCGCCTGGCCCTCGAAGGCCCGGCGGAGGAACGCCCAGGCCTGTTCCTGGTGGGCGATCCCAAGCAGTCGATCTACGGCTGGCGCAGCGCCGACCTCGCCGCCTACGACGACTTCGTCGAGCGGGTGGAAGCGGCCGGCGGCGAGCGCCGGCGGCTGATCGAGAACTTTCGCTCGGTGCCGGCGATTCTCGAAGAAGTCACCCGTTCGATCGAACCGGTGATGCACGAAAAGCGGGGCCTCCAGCCGCCCTACGAAGCGCTTCTGCCCTGCGCCGCCAAGGTCGCCTCAGCCGGCTTTCGCGGCGGCGGCCGGCGGCCCGTCGAGTTCTGGGTGAGCTGGACCCGAGAGGACACCACGCCCACCACCCAGGAGGCCACCGAGGCCGAAGCCGAAGCGGTGGCCGACGACATCCTGGCGCTCCACCGGCGGGAAAACGTCGAATGGAAAGACATCGCTATCCTGCTTCGAAGTACCGGCGATCTCGACTTGTATCTGGAAGCGCTGAGGCGCCGCCGGGTGCCCTTTGCCGTGGGCCGCGACAAGCAGTACTACCGGCGGCGGGAGATCATCGAGGCGGCGGCGCTGGTGCGCACCATTCTCGACCCGGGCGACCACCTAGCCCTGCTGACGGTTCTCCGCTCGGCCCTGGTCGGCGTACCGGACGCCGCCCTCATCCCCCTTTGGCGGCGGGAACTGCCGCGCCGGATGATGGAGCTGACGGAAGCGGAACCCGCCGCCCTGGAGGAGATCGAAGGGGTGATCGCCGGCGCCGTCGAGGCCACGCCGCGGGACATCCCGGGCATCGAGCGCATCGCCGGCTGGGAGCACGGCCTGCGGGTATTCGTCCACGCCCTGGCGCGGGCGCGGGAGTCCTTCGAGGCAGATCCGGCGGATGTCTTCGTCGAGACCGTGCGCGGCCTCTTCCTGATGGAGGAAACCGAGGCGGCGCGCTACCTCGGACCCTACCGCCTCGCCAACTTAGAGCGGTTTTTCCTCCGGTTGCTCTCCACTCTGGAGGAAGGCGGCGGCAATGCCACGGCGCTCCTGCGCATGCTGCGCACCAGCATCTCCGAAGCGATCGAGGCGGAGGAGGCGAAACCCGAAGATGGCCTCGAAGACGCGGTGCAGGTGATGACGATCCACACCGCCAAGGGCCTCGACTTCGAGCACGTTTACGTGGTGCAGCTCCACAAGCAGTCCGGCGGTGGCGGTTTCGGGCCGGTGACGGAGGCGGCCCGCACCCCCGCCGGCCGTTGGGAGATGCGCCTCCTCGGGGCGCCGAGCCTAGGCTGGCACCGGGTGATCGAGCGCCAGGAGGCGGTGGAGCGGGCGGAGCGCATCCGCACCCTGTATGTCGCCATGACCCGGGCGGAACAGCGTCTGGTGCTCGCCGGCCTGTGGCCGGAGCAGCCGACGGAGTGCCCACCGGACAAGGTGGCGAGCCACCTCGACCTGCTGACCGGACGGACCACGCCGCTGGCCGACGGCGCGATCACCGGAGACACCGCCGGAGAGCCCGTGGACGACGCCACCGGCGCCCGCTGGCGGGTTCCGGCCCGGGCGGCGGCGAAGGACTTATCGACATCCGATGAGCCGCGGGAAGACGACGACGCAGGCTTCCTGCCGAGCGCCACGGCCCTCGCCACCATGGCCGAACATCTCCGCCGACGCAGCGCTGCCGCCGAGGCCCGCATGGACCGGGGCTTCTCCGGCGCCGCCTCGTCGGAAGCTCACGAGCACCTGCGAGAAATCTTCGTCGAGGCCCGCCTGGCGAACCCAGCCGGCGCGGCAGCCGCCGTCGGCGCCCGCGGAGTCGCGCTGGAGGCAGGAGACCAGGTGCACCGCATCCTCGAGCGCCTGGATCTCAAAGGGGATCTCAACCAGCAGATTGCCCGCGCCCTCGAGGACATCGAGTCGCCAGCCGCCGAGCGCACCGCATCCCTCCTCAACGGCTTCGCCGCAGGCGCTCTCGGCACGCGGTTGCGGGAGCTGGCGCCACACATCGTCGGGCGCGAGCTGCCGGTGCTCCTGGCGCCGCAAGACGTGGACACAGGCCCCACCGCTTTCGTCTCCGGCGCTGCCGATCTCGTCTATCGCGATCCGAGGGACGGCCGGCTGGTGGTAGTGGACTACAAGACCGATCAACTCCTCCCCGGCGACGACGAGGGACTCGCCCGCCGCACGCAGGCCTACGCCCTTCAGGCGGAGGTCTATCGCCGTGCCCTGGCGGAGGCGCTGCCGGAGGAAACGCCTCCGAAGGTAGAGCTGTGGTTCTTGGCGCTGGATCACATCGTGGAGGTAGAGGCGGCAATGGCCGCCGAACCGGCTTCCGCCGGAGCACCTTCTATCCTCGCGGAGCCTCCACCCCTGCGAGAATCGCCACAGGCTCCAGTGGAGCCCAAGCAGCAAAGCCTCTTCCCGGATTGGGAAGATTCGTAG